One window of the Chryseobacterium sp. CY350 genome contains the following:
- the traK gene encoding conjugative transposon protein TraK: MLIKNIEQRIKINKVISISTIAFAVFIVIAGFFFAYRMIEDSRKSIYILDNGVPVLAKQTDVLLNRPVEYKAQIELFHRLFFTLAPDDTYIKDNIQKSLYLIDDSGKKEYTNLKEKGFYNQIIASSSMVSIHTDSIALNMEQNKFQFFGKQMITRKSSVITRKLITEGFFEDIIRSPNNPHGVILKNWRIINNEELSNQNKNSY; encoded by the coding sequence ATGCTTATCAAAAACATAGAACAAAGAATTAAAATCAACAAGGTCATTTCAATCTCAACCATTGCTTTTGCTGTTTTCATTGTCATTGCCGGATTTTTCTTTGCGTACAGAATGATTGAGGATTCCAGAAAATCAATTTACATTTTAGACAATGGCGTTCCGGTTCTTGCCAAGCAAACGGACGTACTACTGAATCGACCTGTTGAATACAAAGCGCAAATAGAACTTTTCCACCGATTGTTTTTCACGCTCGCACCAGATGATACCTATATCAAGGATAATATTCAAAAGTCATTGTATCTCATTGATGACAGTGGTAAAAAAGAATATACCAACTTAAAAGAAAAAGGTTTTTACAATCAGATCATCGCCTCCAGTTCGATGGTAAGTATTCATACCGATTCAATTGCGCTGAATATGGAACAGAATAAATTTCAATTTTTCGGGAAACAGATGATCACAAGAAAATCTTCTGTCATTACCAGAAAGCTTATTACGGAAGGCTTCTTTGAAGACATCATCAGAAGTCCCAATAATCCTCACGGTGTGATTCTTAAAAACTGGCGAATCATCAATAACGAGGAACTGTCCAATCAAAACAAAAACTCTTATTAA
- the traM gene encoding conjugative transposon protein TraM, protein MKKINFKEKKYVLPLLALPFLFLFGYVGAQFVKEDTSEKDKPKELSLSLGDTQDSIMTKNDAYDAFFKKEDNRTMLGGLDKEEDSLLNYDDQLSLDQKRKIDSLKAENGRQNRYQAKGNQSSYYRPNQDRRDDKDYKRSSEIIKMLNDKSYGNEGNKYTDFQKEKPQTAQPDPVKYLKEQMLVMDSLEKSRDPEYQSKLAAEQRLRSNRDKMEDFLNSTFNVSKSGINSGFNAFYKEKENSFIKAVIDENNKGFLGSRIRFRLLEDIFVGNKKITKGSILYGQISGFSMQRVNLNIVSVYTKGEIYPVNLSIYDVDGMKGLYVPQSVFRDMMREMGTNSIQGTQMDMGGKGFFSSIGTSLFTSTSKSIANLIKENKAKLKYNSYVFLIDEKQLKDSQNQ, encoded by the coding sequence ATTAAAAAAATAAATTTTAAAGAAAAAAAATATGTTTTGCCACTTCTGGCTTTACCGTTTCTTTTTCTTTTCGGCTATGTAGGAGCGCAGTTTGTCAAAGAAGACACATCTGAAAAAGATAAACCAAAAGAATTATCTCTTTCACTGGGCGATACGCAGGATTCCATTATGACAAAAAATGATGCTTACGATGCTTTTTTCAAAAAAGAGGATAACAGAACGATGCTTGGTGGTTTGGATAAAGAAGAAGATAGTTTATTGAACTATGATGACCAATTGTCACTGGACCAAAAAAGAAAAATTGACTCCTTAAAAGCAGAAAACGGAAGACAAAACAGATACCAGGCAAAAGGAAATCAGTCCTCGTATTACAGACCAAATCAAGACCGAAGGGATGATAAAGATTACAAAAGATCTTCAGAAATCATTAAAATGCTGAATGACAAATCATACGGAAATGAAGGTAATAAATATACTGATTTCCAAAAAGAAAAACCTCAGACCGCCCAACCTGACCCTGTAAAATATCTCAAGGAACAAATGCTGGTAATGGATTCTTTAGAAAAATCTCGTGATCCAGAGTATCAAAGTAAACTCGCCGCAGAACAGAGATTGAGATCCAATAGGGATAAGATGGAAGATTTTCTCAATTCAACTTTCAATGTCAGCAAATCCGGAATCAACAGTGGTTTCAATGCTTTCTACAAGGAGAAAGAGAACAGTTTTATCAAAGCGGTCATTGACGAAAATAACAAAGGCTTTCTGGGAAGCAGGATCAGATTTCGATTGTTGGAAGACATCTTTGTCGGGAACAAAAAAATAACCAAAGGTTCGATATTATACGGACAAATCTCAGGATTTTCAATGCAGAGAGTCAATCTCAATATTGTATCTGTATACACAAAAGGAGAAATCTATCCTGTCAATCTTTCGATTTATGATGTTGACGGTATGAAGGGATTGTACGTTCCTCAAAGCGTTTTCAGAGATATGATGCGGGAAATGGGAACCAACTCTATCCAGGGGACACAGATGGATATGGGCGGAAAAGGATTTTTCTCAAGCATTGGAACCAGCCTGTTTACATCAACATCCAAATCTATTGCTAATCTCATCAAAGAGAATAAAGCAAAGTTGAAGTACAATTCCTATGTCTTTTTAATCGACGAAAAACAACTGAAAGATTCACAAAACCAATAA
- a CDS encoding DUF4138 domain-containing protein gives MRTLLYSLLIFTAQFLTAQTATKEQIISDLPEIEITEGINLHIISPEPIQYVDLSTEKLTGDLPTTNIARIKITDHPDSDEKGKIKTPSVFFNGHNIDIITIVAQSFIAQYKVVYRNQDNLNTITNIHIQPEAMQPIEFDKMVFSNLELRKFAMDIIQKKSEKNPIREEKNLKLSFQLNNVYVISDYIFLDMTIKNNSNLSYDIEDLKFSLEDKKIYKATNNQSVDLTPILQLNPQKHFRKNFRNIYVFKKFTYPNSKVMMIRLIEEQLSGRTIEMKVNYSEILKADTF, from the coding sequence ATGAGAACTTTATTATACAGCCTATTAATATTCACAGCTCAATTTTTGACAGCTCAAACAGCAACCAAAGAGCAAATTATTTCCGACTTACCGGAGATTGAAATTACTGAAGGTATCAACCTGCATATTATTTCACCAGAGCCCATTCAGTACGTGGATTTGTCGACAGAAAAACTGACTGGAGATTTGCCCACTACCAACATTGCCAGAATAAAAATCACAGACCATCCTGATTCGGACGAGAAGGGAAAAATCAAAACACCTTCCGTTTTTTTTAATGGACATAATATAGATATAATAACCATTGTTGCGCAGTCTTTCATCGCACAGTATAAAGTGGTGTATAGAAACCAGGACAACCTCAATACGATTACCAATATCCATATTCAACCCGAAGCAATGCAGCCTATAGAATTCGATAAAATGGTTTTCTCAAATCTTGAATTAAGAAAATTTGCGATGGATATTATTCAAAAAAAATCTGAGAAAAATCCAATTAGAGAAGAGAAAAATCTAAAACTCAGCTTTCAACTCAATAATGTTTATGTGATCAGTGATTATATCTTTTTAGATATGACCATCAAAAACAATTCTAATCTGAGCTATGATATTGAGGATTTGAAATTCTCCTTAGAAGATAAAAAAATCTATAAAGCAACCAACAACCAAAGTGTGGATCTGACTCCAATTTTACAACTCAATCCTCAAAAACACTTCAGGAAAAATTTCAGGAACATCTATGTTTTCAAAAAATTCACTTACCCAAACAGTAAAGTAATGATGATTCGTCTCATTGAAGAGCAACTCTCTGGACGCACCATTGAAATGAAGGTGAACTATTCTGAAATTCTTAAAGCTGATACCTTCTAA